The following coding sequences lie in one Crassostrea angulata isolate pt1a10 chromosome 10, ASM2561291v2, whole genome shotgun sequence genomic window:
- the LOC128166095 gene encoding uncharacterized protein LOC128166095 isoform X1, which yields MNGILFSVGFVSLFLIGVVESTGKLTIKLYSYDNVQGTTYDGECCDSDVKKCLLDKCDLKFDICVGKHIDGSYDCTYGTKQVISPTDMNSIEFTDVFNFAITNSLKEDLYIRVNVTDQDSEEATDLVDAFHFKYSRTAFFNSSLAEYMDYFIRGERKNNPTRLNFSLASYCDQNYYGEDCSINCVPEDFGCNGHYRCRADGAKICLPGWKGPNCDIQIPGGEGDCSFYKDSNELLPSLWMGSYACPDGISHIIQVNVTQRKVGSIEMTAVLTFEGISTIATGTFGHRSLNIQSKDNNTSVILYGTQPANNLTTMTGDLTKDGKSCPLTLNMQKSYFNYCGSGTCVRYGQQKDEYYCCCANSNKASVTCETTTTAGVTSPTTTSTTATPKTTTEKPTTQKPTTQRPTTQKPTTESTTPETTTTSTTTTTQPTSPETTISTPKPTTEQPTTESTTKSTTTKATTMPDTTEATTVTTKQSTTPPSTTTTTKVASSPSTVVTTSKPVTPSTSPVQVLEDSFFINLLDNEIDSPVISAIEDAYVEANKDKNLQRKNIEFPDSILRSKYVYEKRKHRGELLSLVKYNISISGVSATIKVPAKHDIQIQVMKQYTDNVRVYEVSNNLLFPEEFSFQLNVYGPGPGDNEMTLWEKVILDVYNAESNCSSQACQLNSVSIKCTDEYMDYEGREVTRLYIYIFTGILAHPPTNAGPYIRALQNHSAIKATFFSGSLDLHNLLWYRHHYDLFIEGSVDQRDLPEFVRRLQNAWYSAEPGYYCTLCNASIHRIEKYVGENGESLTAIVYFFKVREIFSMPIMDEKYNYIQYIKLDKLTDVNGNQYRLYNGTKKYRYEHAYNLLIDGQIDPTDRSQFTAALKQAWLDYNASLTSITPSYLMEEYVSSTGDLVTNIVCFISLGDLDMDARLIPAPTMTWLHLWRMNQSNLVFTRAGGQAYQIYTKFSLSQLHLRTDLFSMYFEGYIKVENWIEIQKSLQNAWNSTNFSGKNISVQILRSSTYSVYFKRETVTMLWYSLRVDGKLVSPFTVLYSQRTLVYNISMVSLASRFPVYVLKDRLLDRGNQFTLYFTTKINYLDFDLGLKTQLLDVIKRKWRDSGNYKNLDLYIDFQEKVYGTDSMVLWKLVFYLTSNQREIHSQFVSSITHQLFQSEEIKGISGQLYHLYKGQMSSTWLSYNSHFSLTFGSEVSRLDWLKVKQTLSSQWCRNRFVCGNGQDVSITIKEQEQYWNDISRQWNWQLVYFVHYKNHLISSQSHSSIDTNKLNFSWTNVYNGTYHLVKASSGWWKFSRSFHLWTEEHLTINTEAMDKIRLVLLQAWYKMNVRSDLKTCNCVSIHILPQQRYYAGNGKSLWKLTYFILYKGKVVMDAHLWPALNTALIDWSTVTSQEVKVKTDIDLYYYLYMLKFSLNHKLSISEYGKVEKALTQEYTIKHPECGCHVSIAHQEEVIDSQGKSSWIVYYHLVKNGTYQNPSSYTPINWGLFSSKHNFTSWDGHKLDFSWSRYGNHKFVGYSQSGGLFLQTWVPPSLYGNFAAWLEWYYQRYFKDSTVHVEMTNTTREYKKTDGSSVWHLPFILKVNGSIVTPPSINSTTFETTFNTTSQWKQKFTLVHTDEVTDKHKVFSILFNHKVSEPAKEEIKKAIIATFVQQHPGVNSSLLNLTFGSQQETFSSKDNKTTGKSSSWELSYTISVGGSTVDSRSTTSLNTSLLTSNLNVTGPNNVKYRVITNTEAHTYIAASRVSSLYVKSFVSVEDIKKMEEKIAIAWKQQYNISEEVKVTFIRQKQYMNNNGEAVWKWDYTLSLNSSHLVRAEIPPVDHTHLQGTVGSLVSVTGRKYQLVQSSVNFLDYRMHFPLYLTSKMAKENKDDFKKSLEEAWAKKGLGAVSVQIVTQEEIIDKTTGVSSWKLVYFLKHKSSNAVVDSRVTENINATYLFPVVGPRGVYRYRTHLDVSQHLSKSMSKYITINTKLDIKGRATLGRAVTEVLKSSITETSLKSSISVEIAGQEEYFTKQNGRAWKILYFVRLGGDYVPATSLVSIDQNRLVALLSNFTTSHNQRIQLIKEIDLQHSYRNAFSVYFTSKVAVAHFLRIQQSIVKTWEKSTVYTQCNCLGIDNITENHQEEVINSHGVSYWKLNYFLKRSNGSVVESMTHIPLDLDEFSKALTNVTNVKGKPYQVKVVTGTVVRSRMMFSFHMTTEIGYMHREKFQSSIKAAWIRMQPDTLKAGEISVRIYRNTRFVDILKRNAVWQVDYVIEKSSSKVDPLELPPLPIAELQKNLTFHNPRGVLYQVVDTPTGLVDYRMHFGLFVSVEIKSTDFVHFSSALEHYWASKDGYRNSSAAVYFQERFVNSYGKMLWKLVIFMKKGVAYLDSRTSESVNTTHLQGSITAVDSRGHKYQLVNDRSNTLRRYDAGFSFLLSRTVLRSDLIHVSNAIKETWTLTEVGLKNITVEVISQENYYTSKMGLTSKILYFLSVDGSWVDSGMLGNVNATILQQKLTSLSTSHKYELVVVTKEDLYRYEWLFTLDLLVPLLSVDYRKMESQLAAAWMADNSTNFRNLTIKILHQESLISGQGVPVYRILYFMNGDSKVQRATQRRALSSSMLTRNVTLQKPGASYKYIDKLYGGGSDLFRYTDLFSLHFRDRVANYSLLESQIKEAWNSSVNVEGEKIAKVSIVGQEKILLKNGDSAFQLLYHVESRNQDYTINRPLILGPSHDALVKHVKVEGPTGVAKRVLNVTEGFRMSQVFSVVVNRQVFMSDQSKFESSLLHSLKSQWSDVSSELSFTVRSKERVVDKSSRKILWRYSYVVTSNGHALDVSRHYGVSSTTLTSNLNFTSPSKGNYAAVNTEVGSYKEMFSLQVENIQSTLKTQKILEELRKIWTGNVHVAGNLLREEYLSIEGAPVTKLSYFVEKSSGLPVYPSVTKPPVYDSLATSVGVRLFTGKSSLRYSDCFRLYVGLPQWTVDRSSVKKALTQVWTTHSPATKNITINLINGMDAFVGSYGLRLSALLYTISYQSAGQTRVMTPDITIHPESEKVQTALSSQKSKLTIYRSTPLRTRSLFQVSLIHKRNVTMSVSHVQRLSVMIKGAWNSMVQNKVETVIVYTQAYRTLNGRSQITRLYYHVQQNNQTVEPWEDKVQPAKFHENLAKLLQNDSSLGDDFMMSSQAETKVYTLFVQGHQKDFSDIRTAIQRSWQSSITGSVVVTTHGAHKYVSDEWRDVTKLSYTVTVNGSSPEILKVSPPYFEMMEAELKKVNKAQCPCYAKKAQKEYLLGTKTSIKVNKVQEALMSAWTSKNPGIQGQKLTVRIKDVTSRQKREKDSATIKTKLVGKDNKEITPVHYMVAMDGHDPDPTFVDTPTSNDLAQPLNQAGAPPCGCSPKLEGSFQLKGATNPSDKGKITDAIADAFAKENKDVNKKDIKADAKLNNTKSNGEDVTVVDYTVQRSDDEAVENLRSPKRVDLERSLSTVGKTLYSKAPAPPPEEEDDKIKLAVYIAVGVVAFIILVMIICYVAYIRSRRRKKGNLLKREQTVKENNFFDTEHFSEPAASHMYENPQYEPSPVKQDLRNV from the exons CTTATTTCAACTATTGTGGGTCCGGTACTTGTGTGAGATATGGTCAGCAGAAAGACGAATACTACTGTTGCTGTGCTAATAGCAATAAAG CAAGTGTTACATGTGAGACTACAACAACTGCAGGAGTGACATCACCAACTACAACAAGCACAACAGCAAcaccaaaaacaacaacagaaaaaCCAACAACACAGAAACCAACAACACAGAGACCAACAACACAGAAACCAACAACTGAATCAACCACCCCTGAAACAACAACcacatcaacaacaacaactacaCAGCCAACCTCACCAGAAACCACAATCTCTACACCAAAACCCACCACGGAACAACCTACCACAGAGTCAACCACCAAATCCACCACCACTAAAGCTACTACCATGCCAGACACCACTGAAGCCACCACAGTCACCACAAAGCAATCAACAACACCACCATcaaccaccaccaccaccaagGTGGCATCTAGTCCCAGTACGGTGGTGACAACCAGTAAACCAGTGACTCCATCAACTTCCCCAGTCCAGGTTTTAGAAGACAGTTTCTTCATTAATCTTCTGGACAATGAGATTGATAGCCCAGTGATTTCTGCTATAGAGGATGCATATGTGGAGGCAAATAAAG ATAAGAATTTACAAAGGAAGAATATTGAGTTTCCAGATAGCATACTTCGTTCAAAATATGTCTACGAAAAAAG GAAACACCGAGGTGAACTCCTCTCCCTAGTGAAGTATAATATTTCTATATCCGGCGTATCTGCCACCATCAAAGTTCCCGCCAAGCATGATATACAGATACAGGTCATGAAACAATACACAGACAATGTAAGGGTTTATGAAGTATCCAACAATCTACTGTTCCCTGAGGAATTCAGTTTCCAACTCAATGTTTATGGACCAGGGCCAGGGGATAATGAAATGACCTTGTGGGAGAAAGTCATTCTGGATGTTTATAATGCTGAAAGTAACTGCA GTTCACAGGCCTGTCAACTGAATTCAGTCTCAATCAAATGCACAGATGAATACATGGATTATGAAGG AAGGGAAGTGACaaggttgtatatatacatatttactggGATACTAGCTCACCCGCCAACTAATGCTGGCCCATATATTCGAGCTTTGCAAAACCATTCAGCAATCAAGGCCACGTTCTTTTCTGGCAGTCTCGATTTGCACAACCTGCTGTGGTACCGGCATCATTATGATCTATTTATAGAAGGCTCAGTGGATCAGAGAGACTTGCCTGAATTTGTGAGGAGGTTACAGAATGCATGGTACAGCGCTGAACCAG GATATTACTGTACACTCTGTAATGCATCCATTCATAGGATAGAGAAATATGTTGGAGAAAATGG GGAGTCATTGACAGCTATAGTGTACTTCTTCAAAGTTCGGGAAATCTTTTCAATGCCAATTATGgatgaaaaatacaattatatacagtatataaagCTGGATAAATTGACTGATGTCAATGGGAACCAGTACAGATTATATAATGGAACAAAGAAATACCGCTATGAGCATGCTTACAATCTCCTCATAGACGGCCAGATAGACCCAACAGATCGAAGCCAGTTTACTGCAGCCTTGAAACAGGCATGGCTGGATTACAATG cATCCCTGACTAGCATTACTCCTAGTTATTTAATGGAAGAGTATGTCAGTTCAACAGG TGACTTGGTGACCAATATTGTGTGTTTTATCTCGCTCGGTGACCTTGATATGGATGCTCGCCTGATTCCTGCTCCCACAATGACATGGTTACACCTATGGAGGATGAACCAATCAAATCTCGTCTTCACCAGGGCTGGAGGCCAGGCATACCAAATCTACACCAAGTTCTCACTCAGTCAACTCCATCTCAGGACAGACCTGTTTTCAATGTATTTTGAAGGATATATTAAGGTTGAAAATTGGATAGAAATTCAGAAATCTCTGCAGAATGCATGGAATTCTACAAACTTTTCAG GAAAAAATATCAGTGTTCAAATTTTGAGGAGCAGTACCTATTCTGTGTATTTCAAAAG AGAGACTGTCACCATGTTATGGTATAGTCTCCGTGTGGATGGTAAACTGGTTTCCCCATTTACTGTTCTGTACAGCCAGAGAACACTGGTGTACAACATATCCATGGTCTCTCTAGCATCCAGATTCCCTGTATATGTTTTAAAGGACAGGCTACTCGACAGGGGGAACCAGTTTACTCTTTACTTTACCACCAAGATTAACTACCTAGACTTTGACCTTGGACTGAAGACTCAGCTTCTTGATGTTATCAAAAGGAAATGGAGAG ATTCTGGTAactacaaaaatttagatttgtACATTGATTTCCAAGAAAAAGTGTATGGAACAGACag CATGGTACTTTGGAAGTTAGTATTCTACTTGACGTCCAACCAGCGAGAAATCCACAGTCAATTTGTCAGCTCTATCACTCACCAGCTGTTCCAGTCAGAGGAAATCAAGGGCATATCTGGTCAATTGTATCATTTATACAAAGGTCAAATGTCATCTACTTGGTTGTCCTACAACAGCCATTTCTCCTTGACCTTTGGCTCTGAGGTGTCAAGGTTGGATTGGTTAAAGGTCAAACAAACACTCTCCAGCCAGTGGTGCAGAAACAGGTTTG TATGTGGGAACGGACAAGATGTTTCTATTACCATTAAAGAACAGGAGCAGTACTGGAATGACATTTCAAG GCAATGGAACTGGCAGCTGGTCTACTTTGTCCATTACAAAAATCACCTGATAAGTTCTCAGTCTCATTCCTCCATCGATACAAATAAACTTAATTTCTCTTGGACAAATGTATATAACGGAACTTATCACCTGGTGAAAGCAAGCAGTGGATGGTGGAAATTCTCTAGGTCATTCCACCTGTGGACAGAGGAGCACTTGACGATCAATACTGAGGCCATGGACAAGATTCGTTTGGTCTTGCTGCAAGCCTGGTATAAGATGAATGTCAGATCTG ATTTAAAGACTTGTAATTGCGTTTCCATTCATATTCTACCACAGCAAAGATATTATGCAGGAAATGG aaaGTCACTTTGGAAGTTGACATACTTTATCTTATACAAGGGTAAAGTAGTAATGGATGCCCATCTATGGCCAGCATTAAACACTGCTCTAATTGACTGGAGCACTGTGACCTCTCaagaggtcaaggtcaagacTGATATTGACCTCTATTACTATCTGTACATGCTGAAGTTTTCTCTGAATCATAAGCTATCTATATCTGAGTATGGAAAGGTTGAGAAAGCCCTGACTCAGGAATACACCATCAAACATCCAG AATGTGGATGCCATGTTTCCATTGCCCACCAAGAAGAGGTTATTGATAGTCAAGG AAAATCTTCCTGGATAGTGTATTACCACCTTGTAAAGAATGGAACCTACCAGAATCCCTCTTCCTACACTCCAATTAACTGGGGCCTCTTCAGCTCCAAGCACAACTTTACATCATGGGATGGCCACAAATTGGATTTCTCATGGTCTCGGTATGGAAATCATAAGTTTGTGGGATACAGCCAATCAGGAGGCTTGTTTCTCCAGACTTGGGTTCCTCCATCACTGTATGGTAATTTTGCAGCATGGTTAGAATGGTACTACCAAAGATATTTCAAAG ACTCCACAGTTCATGTAGAGATGACAAATACAACCCGAGAGTACAAGAAAACAGATGG GTCATCTGTCTGGCATCTTCCATTTATTCTGAAAGTCAATGGCAGCATTGTTACACCACCCTCAATCAATTCAACGACCTTTGAGACGACCTTCAACACAACATCGCAATGGAAGCAGAAGTTTACATTGGTGCATACAGATGAGGTTACGGACAAACACAAGGTCTTCTCAATCCTCTTCAACCACAAAGTGTCAGAGCCAGCTAAGGAGGAGATAAAAAAAGCCATCATTGCCACATTTGTTCAGCAACACCCTG GTGTGAACTCCTCTTTGTTGAATTTGACCTTTGGAAGTCAACAAGAAACTTTCTCTAGCAAGGACAACAAAACCACTGG AAAATCTTCATCATGGGAGTTGAGTTACACCATCAGTGTTGGTGGTTCGACTGTAGATTCCAGAAGTACCACCAGTCTTAACACCTCCCTCTTGACCTCTAACCTCAATGTCACAGGGCCAAACAATGTCAAGTACAGGGTCATCACAAACACAGAGGCCCACACATACATTGCTGCCAGTCGAGTCTCCTCATTGTATGTCAAATCCTTTGTGTCTGTGGAGGACATCAAAAAGATGGAGGAAAAAATTGCCATTGCTTGGAAACAGCAGTATAATA TTTCTGAAGAAGTAAAGGTGACCTTCATTAGGCAGAAACAGTATATGAACAACAATGG AGAGGCAGTGTGGAAGTGGGACTACACATTGAGTTTGAACAGTTCCCACTTGGTGAGGGCAGAGATTCCCCCTGTGGACCACACCCACTTACAAGGGACTGTTGGGAGTCTGGTCTCTGTGACAGGAAGGAAGTACCAGCTGGTCCAGTCCAGTGTCAACTTCCTGGACTATCGGATGCACTTCCCTCTGTATCTCACTTCAAAGATGGCTAAAGAAAACAAAGACGACTTCAAGAAATCACTAGAGGAAGCTTGGGCCAAAAAAG GTTTAGGAGCTGTGTCTGTTCAAATAGTGACACAGGAAGAAATTATTGACAAGACAACTGG TGTTTCCTCTTGGAAACTTGTCTactttttgaaacacaaatctTCAAACGCTGTCGTGGACTCTCGAGTCACTGAGAATATTAATGCCACTTACCTGTTTCCTGTGGTTGGGCCGAGAGGTGTGTACAGGTATCGCACTCACCTGGACGTCTCTCAACACTTGTCCAAATCCATGTCAAAATATATCACAATCAACACCAAACTTGACATAAAGGGAAGAGCTACACTTGGACGTGCAGTTACTGAAGTCTTAAAAAGCAGCATCACGG AAACTAGCCTGAAAAGCTCAATATCTGTAGAAATAGCTGGACAGGAGGAATATTTTACCAAACAAAATGG GAGAGCTTGGAAGATTTTGTATTTTGTGAGACTGGGTGGTGACTATGTCCCAGCTACGTCCCTGGTCAGTATCGACCAGAACCGCCTAGTGGCTCTTCTGTCCAACTTCACCACCTCTCACAACCAGCGGATCCAGCTCATCAAGGAGATTGACCTGCAACACAGCTACAGAAATGCTTTCTCAGTTTATTTCACTTCCAAAGTGGCAGTTGCTCATTTTCTCAGAATTCAACAGTCGATAGTCAAAACATGGGAGAAATCAACAg TGTACACACAGTGCAACTGCCTTGGTATTGATAACATAACAGAGAACCACCAGGAGGAGGTGATAAATAGCCATGG GGTATCTTATTGGAAGCTGAATTATTTCCTGAAGAGAAGCAATGGTTCAGTGGTAGAATCCATGACACACATACCACTGGATCTGGATGAATTCTCTAAGGCTCTCACCAATGTGACCAATGTCAAGGGTAAACCATACCAGGTCAAGGTCGTTACTGGGACTGTAGTAAGGTCAAGGATGATGTTCTCCTTCCACATGACAACAGAGATTGGATATATGCATAGGGAGAAATTCCAGTCATCTATAAAAGCAGCTTGGATACGGATGCAGCCAG ATACTCTAAAGGCTGGGGAGATTTCAGTTAGAATTTACAGGAACACTAGATTTGTGGATATATTAAAAAG aaatgcAGTTTGGCAGGTGGATTATGTGATTGAGAAATCCAGCAGTAAGGTGGATCCTCTAGAACTCCCCCCACTTCCAATCGCAGAACTTCAGAAGAACCTCACGTTCCACAACCCCCGAGGTGTCCTCTATCAGGTGGTGGACACGCCCACTGGTCTGGTTGACTACAGGATGCACTTTGGCTTGTTTGTGTCCGTGGAGATCAAGTCGACAGATTTTGTCCACTTCAGTTCTGCCCTAGAGCACTACTGGGCCTCcaaag ATGGTTATAGAAATAGTTCAGCCGCAGTATATTTCCAGGAAAGATTTGTTAACAGTTATGG GAAAATGTTGTGGAAATTGGTAATATTCATGAAGAAGGGCGTTGCTTACCTGGACTCAAGGACATCAGAGAGTGTGAACACCACCCATCTACAGGGCAGCATCACGGCTGTAGACTCCCGGGGTCACAAGTACCAGTTAGTGAACGACCGATCGAACACTCTCAGGAGATACGACGCTGGTTTCTCTTTCCTCCTCTCTCGTACTGTTCTGAGATCAGACCTCATTCATGTTTCAAATGCTATCAAAGAAACCTGGACTCTGACAG AAGTAGGACTAAAGAATATCACAGTCGAAGTCATCAGTCAGGAAAATTACTATACCTCAAAAAT GGGACTTACAAGCAAGATTCTTTACTTCCTGTCCGTGGATGGCAGCTGGGTGGACAGTGGAATGCTGGGTAATGTGAACGCGACGATCCTCCAACAGAAATTAACATCCCTGTCCACTAGCCACAAGTACGAGCTGGTAGTAGTGACGAAGGAGGACTTGTACAGATATGAGTGGCTGTTTACTCTGGATCTGTTGGTACCTCTCCTCTCTGTGGACTACCGTAAGATGGAATCTCAGTTAGCAGCAGCATGGATGGCAGATAATTCAACAA ATTTTAGGAATTTGACCATCAAAATTTTGCACCAAGAGAGTTTGATATCTGGACAAGG AGTTCCAGTGTATCGTATTCTATATTTTATGAATGGAGACTCCAAAGTGCAGAGAGCCACACAGCGTAGAGCTTTAAGCTCGTCTATGCTGACTCGGAATGTAACGCTACAGAAACCAGGGGCCAGCTATAAGTACATAGATAAACTGTACGGAGGTGGAAGTGATCTGTTCCGCTACACAGATCTGTTCAGTCTTCACTTCAGGGACAGGGTGGCCAACTACTCTCTACTGGAGAGTCAGATTAAGGAGGCTTGGAATTCATCTGTTAATG TTGAAGGTGAAAAGATAGCTAAAGTGTCCATTGTTGGTCAGGAGAAGATTCTCTTAAAAAATGG AGACTCGGCATTCCAACTGTTGTATCATGTGGAGAGCAGAAACCAGGACTACACCATTAACAGACCTCTGATCTTGGGTCCTTCCCATGATGCACTGGTCAAACATGTAAAAGTGGAGGGTCCCACTGGGGTGGCCAAAAGAGTGCTGAACGTGACCGAGGGGTTCCGAATGTCCCAGGTGTTCAGTGTGGTGGTCAACAGACAGGTGTTTATGTCTGACCAGTCCAAGTTTGAAAGCAGCCTCCTACATTCCCTGAAGAGTCAGTGGTCAG ATGTCTCTTCCGAACTGTCTTTTACTGTCAGATCCAAGGAGAGAGTTGTTGACAAGAGTTCAAG AAAAATACTTTGGCGATACAGTTATGTGGTTACCTCTAATGGACATGCCCTGGATGTTTCCCGTCATTATGGGGTCAGCAGTACGACCTTGACCTCTAACCTAAATTTCACTTCTCCAAGTAAAGGAAACTATGCTGCAGTCAATACAGAAGTGGGATCCTACAAGGAAATGTTCTCATTACAAGTAGAAAACATTCAGAGTACCTTAAAAACTCAAAAGATTTTAGAGGAACTGAGAAAGATATGGACAGGAAATGTACACGTTGCTGGCAACTTATTAAGAGAAGAGTATCTTTCCATAGAAGG gGCACCTGTAACAAAGTTGAGTTACTTTGTGGAAAAATCTAGCGGTTTACCAGTGTATCCCTCCGTTACCAAGCCCCCAGTGTACGATTCATTGGCCACCAGTGTAGGGGTGAGGCTATTTACAGGAAAGTCCTCCCTGCGGTACTCTGACTGCTTCAGACTTTATGTCGGTCTCCCTCAGTGGACAGTGGACAGGTCCAGCGTAAAGAAGGCCCTCACTCAGGTCTGGACGACACACTCTCCAG caacCAAGAACATAACTATAAACCTTATAAATGGAATGGATGCATTTGTTGGGAGTTATGG CCTTAGATTGTCAGCCCTCCTATACACAATTTCCTACCAGTCTGCTGGACAGACCAGAGTTATGACCCCTGATATAACGATCCATCCAGAGAGTGAAAAGGTCCAGACAGCTCTGTCTTCCCAGAAGTCCAAGCTGACAATATATAGGTCCACCCCACTCAGAACCCGGTCCCTATTTCAAGTTTCTCTGATCCACAAAAGGAATGTGACAATGTCTGTTTCACATGTTCAGAGATTGAGCGTTATGATCAAGGGTGCATGGAACAGTATGGTACAAAATAAAG TGGAAACTGTAATTGTTTACACACAAGCATACAGAACTTTGAATGGAAG gTCACAGATCACAAGGTTATACTATCATGTCCAACAGAACAACCAAACTGTTGAACCATGGGAAGACAAGGTACAACCTGCCAAGTTCCATGAAAATCTGGCCAAACTGCTGCAAAATGACTCTTCTCTTGGGGACGATTTTATGATGAGCAGCCAGGCAGAGACGAAGGTGTATACTCTGTTTGTTCAAGGTCATCAGAAGGACTTCTCAGATATACGTACAGCCATTCAGAGAAGCTGGCAGAGTAGTATCACAG GGTCAGTGGTAGTTACTACACATGGTGCCCATAAATATGTAAGTGATGAATGGAGGGATGTGACCAAGCTTAGCTACACTGTCACAGTCAATGGATCCAGTCCAGAGATCCTGAAAGTCTCACCTCCATATTTTGAAATGATGGAAGCTGAACTAAAGAAAGTGAACAAAGCACAGTGCCCCTGCTATGCAAAGAAAGCACAAAAGGAGTACTTGTTGGGAACCAAGACCTCCATAAAAGTCAATAAAGTCCAGGAAGCCCTCATGTCTGCCTGGACCAGCAAAAATCCAG GTATACAAGGTCAGAAGTTGACAGTGAGAATCAAAGATGTCACAAGTCGACAgaagagagagaaagacagtGCAACAATAAAGACCAAGCTAGTGGGCAAAGACAA TAAAGAGATTACACCTGTCCACTATATGGTAGCAATGGATGGTCATGACCCTGACCCTACATTTGTGGACACACCCACCAGTAATGACCTTGCACAACCTTTGAACCAGGCAGGTGCTCCTCCTTGTGGCTGTAGCCCAAAATTGGAAGGAAGCTTCCAGTTGAAAGGAGCAACTAATCCTAGTGACAAGGGGAAGATCACAGATGCCATTGCTGATGCTTTTGCAAAGGAAAACAAAG ATGTAAACAAGAAAGATATCAAAGCTGATGCAAAACTAAACAACACCAAGAGTAATGG AGAGGATGTGACGGTAGTGGATTACACGGTCCAACGAAGTGATGATGAGGCAGTGGAGAACTTGAGGTCACCTAAGCGTGTCGACCTGGAAAGAAGTCTGAGTACAGTTGGGAAAACCCTGTACTCTAAAGCACCGGCCCCTCCCCCAGAAGAG GAGGACGACAAGATTAAGCTTGCTGTCTATATAGCAGTGGGTGTGGTGGCCTTCATCATTCTAGTCATGATTATCTGCTATGTTGCGTACATCAGAAG cAGGCGAAGGAAGAAGGGCAACTTACTGAAGAGAGAGCAGACAGTGAAGGAGAACAATTTCTTTGACACGGAACATTTCAGTGAGCCTGCCGCCTCTCACATGTATGAGAATCCACAATACGAGCCAAGCCCCGTCAAGCAAGATCTCAGAAATGTGTGA